DNA sequence from the Candidatus Atribacteria bacterium ADurb.Bin276 genome:
TACCAATAAAAATAGTTTTTTCCTCATTAAAAAATCCCTCCTTAAGATTTATTTAACTTTATTTCTTTATCAACTCATACAACACATTACAACTATTTCTGAAATAAAAGAGAACTAATCTCAACTTTTTGTCGATATCGCCCATTCTATAAAGTTCTTTTTCGTTGAGCAGTATCAATCCAGACGGCTAAAATAATAACGATACCAATAGAAACCCGTTGCCAGGAAGAACCAACTCCCATATGGCTTAATCCACTGGCTAAACAGGTCATGATCAATACACCGATAATGGTTCTTCCAACACCACCAATCCCGCCCGACATGCTGGTTCCACCGATAACCACAGCAGCAATTGAGTTCATTTCCATGCCTTGACCAAAAGTAGAATTGGCGAAGTTCAACCGAGCAGTTAATAGTACCGCAGCTAGTCCTGCCATTAAGCCGCCGATGGCATAGTAGATGACCTTACATTTATTGACTCTAATGCCGGACAAGCGAGCGACTTCCTGGTTTCCTCCTATAGCATAGGCATTAAAACCCAGGCGAGTTTTGCCCAGCATAAATGCCACAACCAGGTAAGCAGCAGCCATGATTAAGACTGGAATAAAATACCCTGATCCTAGTGCTCGAAAAGCACGAGGAAAGGAGGACATGTCTTTTCCAGCACCCAATAATTCTGAGAAACCCCGAAGTACCATCATCATCCCCAAAGTAACGATCAATGGTGAAACGCCGGTGGCTACAATAATCAAACCATTTACGGTTCCCCAAAAAGCGCCAATACCGAGAGCGATGAATACTATAAGCCAAACTGGATATTGGAGGTTGAGCATGCTACCGACGGAAACAGCCACAAAAGTAAGAACCGATCCAACAGAAAGGTCAAGACCTGCGGATAGAAGAACAACCGTTGTTCCAACCGCCATGACACCTAATACGGTTGCCTGGGAAAAAATGGTTTGGAAATTACTAATTGCTCGGTAGGTTGGTGCAAATATGAAAAAAATCACATTAATGGCTACTAATCCTAATAGAGCTTGTGTTGCTCGTTGAAATTGTTTCAACAGGGATGATGAAACCATATTTCTTATCCTCTCTTATACACTCTTTTTAAAAAGTATCAATTGGGATCTAATTGCATTGAATGATGCTTGCTTAAATGTTTTTCTTCATTATTATCAACTGAACTTTTTTAACAACTTAAAGTTACTTTAGGTCAACTTTCTTAATTTCTTTTCAAGACTAAAAAATAACTTCTTGCTTATAAACCACCTCCTCAAACTCTCTAGCCGAAATGAGGCGAGAGCAATATTGACTTTTAACGAAATTCTCCCACGCCTATGGCAGCCTTTAGAATATCATCTTCGCTAGCGGTATTACGTGGAAATTCTTTTACAATTTTGCCCCGACGCATTACCATGACGCGATGGCTCATTTCCATGGCTTCGGCATAATCGGAAGTAAACATGATGATAGAGGTTCCCTCAGCCAGGAGTTCTTGCATAATCCGGTACACCTCTCTGCGGCCAATGATATCGATACCGCGGGTAGGTTCATCAAAAAGGATGACTTTGGCATGAGTGCCAAGCCATTTGGCCAAAACCAATTTTTGCTGATTCCCCCCGGAGAGCTGACCGGCCAGGGTAAAACGATGAGGTGCTTTGATGGTTAGCTCTTTCATGTAAAAATCTATCTCATCATTCATTTTTTTAATCTTCACCAAACCGAAAGGGCTCAGTCGATTAATATTGGGTAGTCCGTAATTGTTTCTTAAGGATTGATCGAGAATAACCCCTTCGGTTTTCCGATTTTCGGTAAGAAATGAGATGCCATGTCGAATAGCCTCTTCAGGAGTTCTCACCGTAACTTTTTTATCCTCAATATAAAGATTCCCACTAGTGGGCGGGTCAACACCGGCAATCGCCCGAGCCAGCTCGGTTTTGCCGGCTCCCATTAAGCCGGTTATTCCTAAAATTTCTCCTTTTCGAAGCATGAAATCAATACCTAGAACTGCTGTCCCTTTTTGAAAATTTTCCAGTCGAAGAATGATTTTTTCCTGGGGAGTTGGAAGAGAAGGGTATTGTTTGCCAATTTTCCCGCCGATCATTTTTTCAATCATGGTTTCAAGAGTAAGGTCTCGAATAGAGAAAGTACCAACATTTTTTCCGTCTCGCAGGATGGTGACTCTATCACCTAATTCATAAACTTCAGCGTAGCGGTGGGAGATATAGATAAAACCAACCCCCTCTTTTTTTAGGTGGTTGATCACTTTAAAAAGGTCATTACGAGATGTGCTTTCTAAAACATCGGTTGGTTCATCGAGAACGATAACCCGAGCGTCGGTAACCAAAGCTCGAGCAATCTCAACCATCTTTTGCTGGGTAACGCTGAGTGTTGATACAATTCGGTGAGGATCTAATTGAATGTTGAAACGCTCTAAAAGTTGGGAAGCAGTTTTGTAAAGGGTTGAGGTATTGATTATCCCCAATTTACGGATTCCTAAGGGCTCAACCCCAAGGAATATGTTGCGGGCAATATCAATTTGAGGAACCAAATTGAGTTCTTGATAAATGAAACGAAGTCCTTTTTTAAGAGGGACTTCTGGAGATTCAATGGTCACTTTTTCACCAAAAATGAATATCTCACCACTATCAGCAGGAAATGCTCCACTCAGTACTTTGATAAGAGTTGACTTTCCTGCTCCGTTTTCACCAAGCAGGACATGAACCTCTCCAGGAAGGAGTTCAAAATCGACCTGGTTAAGGGCAATAACCCCCGGAAAACGTTTGACAATCCCCTTCATTATTATCAGAGGAACATGAGTGGTTGAGTTCAACTGGTTCATTATTTCCCCTGCCTCATTGGTTTGTGGTGTTGCTTTTAGATTGACTAAAAGCGAAGTAATGCAACCGATTTCAATTTATCATAGAAAATATTCACTGTCAACAGATAAGGCATTCATTAAAATAACTGTGGTGAATAAGTGACTATTATACCAATAAATTGAAATCGGTTGCTTAACGGTTAGCTTTTATAGCAATTTTTCCCAGACAAAAACTCAACGGACTTTTTTAAATTTAGTCTAAAGGCTTTTTTCCTCTGGAATGTTCAGAGTTTGGAGAGTTTTCCTAAGCCAGTGAAGAGATTTCTCGATTAATGGTCCACCCTGGCCTTCACACTCAATGCTCAATACCCCATTATAACCAGAATCTCGGAGCATTTTAATGACGGTTATAATGTTTTCGGCATTGACTCCTTCACCGATAGCAGCATGACTAATACCAATGCCGGTTTCTTTCCCTCTTAAGGAGTCGGCCAAACTTGTTGATACGTCTTTAATATGGACATGTTTAATTCTTTTAATAAATTGTTGACAAAAAACCACCGGATCTTGACCGGCAATAAAACTGTTGCCAGTATCAAAATTTAAACCAAAATAATCGCTTTGAGCAAAGTTGAGCATCTTATCCAAGAATTCGGGTTTCGTCGTGAAATACCCGTGGACTTCGATATTAATGTTAATGCTGTATCGTTCGGCTTTCTCAATAATGGTTCCGTAAGCATGCTTCATAAGTTCCAAGGCATCACTTTCAGAGAGTCCTTCTGGTTTATACAACCCATCGGTGGTAGCAATATTGGGACAATTGGCAATCTTCGCCCAGGGGAGGGTTTTTAAAACATACTGCACACCAAAGTATAAACCGTCATGTCCCGACAAAGGATAAGCTGCATCAATTTGAGAAAAAACAACACCATAGGATTCCATCTTTTCTCTTATTTCCATCGGATCTTCTGATAAAGAAATATGAGGGAAATACCCCAAACCATGAATCCAATTGACTCCTTCTAAAGATCCGCACTCGATAAAATGAACATCATTTTTATGAGCCCATTGTAAGGCTTTTTCGAAATTAAAAACTGATGAATTAAAAGCGTCGGTGTGAAAACTTATTTTCATAAAAAGCTCTCCTTTTACTCAATAGCTTTTTTAGTGCTTTTCCCCGATCGGGCATGACCTTTGTAAGAACTGAAAATGCTCATAGCCAACGAAGCGATGATGAGTAAACCAAAGGTAACTTGTTGATAATAAGGATTTACCCGCATCATGTTGAGGGCATTGGAGATGATTCCCATGAGCAGAACTCCCAGAAGGGTTCCGATAATTCTTCCTTTTCCTCCCGATAAGGGTGTGCCTCCGATGACGACAGCACCGATGGCTTTTAGCTCAATACCACTTCCGGTCGATGGTTGGGCAGCGCCAATTCTCGAAAGTAATACCATTGAGCCGATTCCAACAAAAAAACCGCTGAAAAGAAAAGCATAATACTTGGTTTTGATCACTGAAATGCCCGAGAGATAAGCTGCCGCCGGATTACTGCCTACTGAGTAAATTCTCCGCCCAAACTTGGTATAAGCCAATATAAAATGAACGACCAAATAAGCACCCAGGCTGATGACAAAGCTCAAAGGGAGAATATTGCCTAAACGAGTCATACCGATCGTTTCTGCCTGGCCGTAAATAGTTTGAAAGGACCCTTTGGTGATGGCTAAAGCAATTCCCTGGAAAACGCTGATAAATGCCAGTGAAGTAATGAAGGAAGGGGCTTTAAAGGTATGAGCAGTCAACCCAACTAAAAAACTACTAAAAATTGCCAAGGCAATACCGGTGACAAATGAAGGGAAGACACCTATCCCGCTCTTAATCATAATTGCCATTACACAGGAAGATAATCCAATATTAGCCCCAACAGAAATATCAATTTCACCAGAAATAATCAATAATGTCATTCCTGATGAGACTATTCCAAGGACGGCTATTTGTTCTAAAACATTTATTATGTTGCTCACAGTAAAAAACCTAGGATTGACGATTCCAGTGATAATAGCGATGAGAAATTCAGCCAACAAAAGGAGAAACCACTGGCTACGAAATATCAATTGATACTTGTTATTTTTAACCAATGTTCCACTTCCAACGCCAGGTGATTTCACATTAGGGTTTGTCTGCATTGGTCTTTTCTCCCTTTTCCTCGACCCCCATGAATTTTTTTATTAAATCTTCTTCTTTAATTTGCTGATTATCAAGGATTTCCACAACTCGATTATCACGCATGACAACAATCCGATCGCTTAAAGAAAGCAGTTCTGGCATATCAGAGGAGACCATAATAATACTCTTTCCTTTTTCAGCCAATTCCACCATGAGTTCATAGATTTGCTGCTTGGCGCCAATATCTACTCCCTTGGTGGGTTCATCAAAGATACACAGCGTAGCGTCATCGAGAAGCCATCGGGCAATAACTACCTTTTGTTGATTGCCTCCCGATAGTTCCTCCACCAGTTGATTGATATCACTGGTTGCGATGGATAGCTCTTCCACCATTAGATTCGAGAGTTCTTTTTCTTCATCGCGATCGACGATAAAGCCCTTAAAAACATCATTATGGACTAAGGCCATGTTTTCAATGAGGTTTCTGCCAATGAAAAGACCAAGCTTGCGACGATCTTCGGTAATCAGGCCAATGCCAGCTCGAATGGCATCCCGGGGATTATGAATAACGGCTTCTTTCCCATTGATGATAACCTTGCCGCTATCAGGTTGTTGAATCCCAAAAATCAGCCCCACCAATTCTGAACGACCAGCACCAACCAAACCACCGATTCCTAAGATTTCTCCTTTTTTTATATCGAAATTAACTGGGTGGAGGACACCTTTTTTGGATAGGTTTTGAATTTGGACTTGTATTGGGCCCAGAGGTATTTTTTTCCTATGATAAAAAGCCGAGGCCTCTCGACCTACCATGCCCCGAATCACTGTTTCTATATCAACCGAAGCCACATCATAAGTGTTAACTAACTTTCCATCTTTTAAAATAGTTACTCGATCACCTATCATAAATATTTCTTCTAAATAATGAGATATATAAATAATACCGATACCGCGTTGTTTAAGGTTCTGAATGATCTTCATCAAGGCTTTTTTTTCTTCTAAACCGAGTGAGCTGGTCGGTTCATCCATGATGATAATTTTAGAATCACGATAGAGAGCTTTGACAATTTCCAGCATCTGTTTTTGGGAAACGGAAAGTTCCTCCACTAAAGAGTCAACCGGTAGATTCATGTGGAGGGTGTTGATTATTTCTTGGGCTTTTTGGAATTGGGTTTTCTTATCAACAATAAAGGGGAGAGAAGCAGATTTTTCATCACCAAGGAAAATATTATCGGTAACGGTGAGAGACTCAACCAACTCGGCATCTTGATAGACGGTAGATATTCCCAATTCAATGGCTTTTCTAGGAGTCATCGATGTGATTTTTTTACCGGCAATGTAAAGCTTACCACTTTCGGGAGAGATGGCTCCTGAAAGGATTTTGATGAGAGTTGATTTTCCGGCACCATTTTCACCAACCAGACAATGAATCTCGCCCTTTCTCAGGTCGAAAGAGACATTATCAAGAACTTTATGAATTCCATAAATTTTGGTGATATTTTGGAGAGAAACTAAAAGTTGGTTATTTTCCATTTTTCATCGGGTTTTAAAAAGAATGCAACGGGGATTCCCCCGTTGCATTCTTCTATAGTATTTTTAATAAACTTCAAGGTCATTATATTGGGGGAAATAGGTTTTGGTAAGTTCGATCCAAACCGGGTCGACATCCCACGGGACCACCTTGGTTTTATCGTCGATGGTTTCAGGGGTAATGGGAGTATTCGGTAAAAGAATTTGCTGCCGTTTATCAGTAATCTGTCCTTTCACATAGGAGTGGAGAGCCAGGAAAGAAACTAAACCTTCCCAGCCGGGCGAGGTTGAGATTGAGTATTGAATGCCTCCTTCTTTAATCAACTCAATGCCATAAGGAGCGCCATTGGTAGTGATGACTTTGATAGGATTATTCAATAAATCTCGTCCTTTGAGCATACGAACTACTGCTGCTCCCATTTCTTCATTAAAGACGAAGAGAATAGTGAAGTCATACCCGGATTCGATAAGGTCTTGAGCCTGGTCAACAGCCACAGTGGGAGTATATTTACCATCTCGCACCGCTACAATTTCATTCTTTCCCAATTCGGCGACTTTGGGTTCGAAGGATTCCCGGAACATCTGAACTGGAATGTGTTCAAACAAACCCATGATAATAGCAATTTTTTCTCCAGGATAATTGTTGGCGATATATTCGGCAACATTCACTCCCATACCTTTCCAGTCAAAGTCAATGCAAGCGACAATCTCATCAGGAGAGGCTAAAACCTGACCGACATTGTCGGTTACCACTAATGGGACTCCGGCAGCGGCACATTCACGAGCAGCTATAAAAGCGCCGTTGGGATTGAACGAGAAAATACACATTCCATCAACGCCCATGTCAATCAAGGTTTTAATATTGGTAATTTCTTTCTCGGTGTCATAATCGGAATTCAAAACAACCACTTCTACACCAGCCATCTCAGCTCCATAGGAAAATCCCTCAACATCCTTTTTATACCAGGTATCTGGACCAGGGGTAACATATCCATAGGTTAAAGCCAGGACTGGTATTGATAGGAAAAATAAGAGAGCCAGAGTGAGGATACCTAAAAAAACTTTCTTTAACTTCATGACAATTC
Encoded proteins:
- the rbsC_6 gene encoding Ribose transport system permease protein RbsC, with protein sequence MVSSSLLKQFQRATQALLGLVAINVIFFIFAPTYRAISNFQTIFSQATVLGVMAVGTTVVLLSAGLDLSVGSVLTFVAVSVGSMLNLQYPVWLIVFIALGIGAFWGTVNGLIIVATGVSPLIVTLGMMMVLRGFSELLGAGKDMSSFPRAFRALGSGYFIPVLIMAAAYLVVAFMLGKTRLGFNAYAIGGNQEVARLSGIRVNKCKVIYYAIGGLMAGLAAVLLTARLNFANSTFGQGMEMNSIAAVVIGGTSMSGGIGGVGRTIIGVLIMTCLASGLSHMGVGSSWQRVSIGIVIILAVWIDTAQRKRTL
- the rbsA_3 gene encoding Ribose import ATP-binding protein RbsA, which gives rise to MNQLNSTTHVPLIIMKGIVKRFPGVIALNQVDFELLPGEVHVLLGENGAGKSTLIKVLSGAFPADSGEIFIFGEKVTIESPEVPLKKGLRFIYQELNLVPQIDIARNIFLGVEPLGIRKLGIINTSTLYKTASQLLERFNIQLDPHRIVSTLSVTQQKMVEIARALVTDARVIVLDEPTDVLESTSRNDLFKVINHLKKEGVGFIYISHRYAEVYELGDRVTILRDGKNVGTFSIRDLTLETMIEKMIGGKIGKQYPSLPTPQEKIILRLENFQKGTAVLGIDFMLRKGEILGITGLMGAGKTELARAIAGVDPPTSGNLYIEDKKVTVRTPEEAIRHGISFLTENRKTEGVILDQSLRNNYGLPNINRLSPFGLVKIKKMNDEIDFYMKELTIKAPHRFTLAGQLSGGNQQKLVLAKWLGTHAKVILFDEPTRGIDIIGRREVYRIMQELLAEGTSIIMFTSDYAEAMEMSHRVMVMRRGKIVKEFPRNTASEDDILKAAIGVGEFR
- the iolE_1 gene encoding Inosose dehydratase, whose product is MKISFHTDAFNSSVFNFEKALQWAHKNDVHFIECGSLEGVNWIHGLGYFPHISLSEDPMEIREKMESYGVVFSQIDAAYPLSGHDGLYFGVQYVLKTLPWAKIANCPNIATTDGLYKPEGLSESDALELMKHAYGTIIEKAERYSININIEVHGYFTTKPEFLDKMLNFAQSDYFGLNFDTGNSFIAGQDPVVFCQQFIKRIKHVHIKDVSTSLADSLRGKETGIGISHAAIGEGVNAENIITVIKMLRDSGYNGVLSIECEGQGGPLIEKSLHWLRKTLQTLNIPEEKSL
- the rbsC_7 gene encoding Ribose transport system permease protein RbsC, with the translated sequence MQTNPNVKSPGVGSGTLVKNNKYQLIFRSQWFLLLLAEFLIAIITGIVNPRFFTVSNIINVLEQIAVLGIVSSGMTLLIISGEIDISVGANIGLSSCVMAIMIKSGIGVFPSFVTGIALAIFSSFLVGLTAHTFKAPSFITSLAFISVFQGIALAITKGSFQTIYGQAETIGMTRLGNILPLSFVISLGAYLVVHFILAYTKFGRRIYSVGSNPAAAYLSGISVIKTKYYAFLFSGFFVGIGSMVLLSRIGAAQPSTGSGIELKAIGAVVIGGTPLSGGKGRIIGTLLGVLLMGIISNALNMMRVNPYYQQVTFGLLIIASLAMSIFSSYKGHARSGKSTKKAIE
- the mglA_2 gene encoding Galactose/methyl galactoside import ATP-binding protein MglA — encoded protein: MENNQLLVSLQNITKIYGIHKVLDNVSFDLRKGEIHCLVGENGAGKSTLIKILSGAISPESGKLYIAGKKITSMTPRKAIELGISTVYQDAELVESLTVTDNIFLGDEKSASLPFIVDKKTQFQKAQEIINTLHMNLPVDSLVEELSVSQKQMLEIVKALYRDSKIIIMDEPTSSLGLEEKKALMKIIQNLKQRGIGIIYISHYLEEIFMIGDRVTILKDGKLVNTYDVASVDIETVIRGMVGREASAFYHRKKIPLGPIQVQIQNLSKKGVLHPVNFDIKKGEILGIGGLVGAGRSELVGLIFGIQQPDSGKVIINGKEAVIHNPRDAIRAGIGLITEDRRKLGLFIGRNLIENMALVHNDVFKGFIVDRDEEKELSNLMVEELSIATSDINQLVEELSGGNQQKVVIARWLLDDATLCIFDEPTKGVDIGAKQQIYELMVELAEKGKSIIMVSSDMPELLSLSDRIVVMRDNRVVEILDNQQIKEEDLIKKFMGVEEKGEKTNADKP
- the rbsB_1 gene encoding D-ribose-binding periplasmic protein precursor, which codes for MKLKKVFLGILTLALLFFLSIPVLALTYGYVTPGPDTWYKKDVEGFSYGAEMAGVEVVVLNSDYDTEKEITNIKTLIDMGVDGMCIFSFNPNGAFIAARECAAAGVPLVVTDNVGQVLASPDEIVACIDFDWKGMGVNVAEYIANNYPGEKIAIIMGLFEHIPVQMFRESFEPKVAELGKNEIVAVRDGKYTPTVAVDQAQDLIESGYDFTILFVFNEEMGAAVVRMLKGRDLLNNPIKVITTNGAPYGIELIKEGGIQYSISTSPGWEGLVSFLALHSYVKGQITDKRQQILLPNTPITPETIDDKTKVVPWDVDPVWIELTKTYFPQYNDLEVY